The Telopea speciosissima isolate NSW1024214 ecotype Mountain lineage chromosome 11, Tspe_v1, whole genome shotgun sequence genome includes the window TATAACTCGACAGAGGATCAGATATACAACTGGACAAATATAAAGGGATGCTACTTAGGCTACAGTTAGTCAAGTAGGCACAATGTAACACCTGAATGCACCACCAGTAACTCAAAATATCGACAGTATAAAGATCAAATATACAACGTGACATATAGAAAGAGATGCTACATCAGCTACAACAGATCAAATAAGCACAGCCAATAACTCAAAATATTAACAAAATAAAGATCAAATATACAACTTGGCATATAAAAAGGGAAGCTCTACAGCTACAACAGATCAAATAGCATAATAATACAGCTGGATGCACAGTTCACCGAAATATAAAGTGTTCTAGCCCAATAAATTAGAGTTATCAATGGCTAATAGTAAATAGAATGCACACAATGGTTAAGGGTAGAAGAATGTCAGCTACGACACAGCACTCCAAGGGCCATGACCAAGGGTAGTTCAGCCGAGGAAGCGATGTGATATGGGTCAGCACACTGCCGACGCAGACCGATTCAGTTTTGGTGCAGTTTGACACAAAGCTGTGAGACAGTGGCGGTGGTAGGGCAGAGGTGCACGGatagggggtgggggtgatGAGCGAGGGGCAGGAATATGAATCGTTGGTAGTGGGTGTGAGGGTTGTTGGAATGATCGATAAGATGGGGTTAGGAGAGACAGATGGAAGCAAGGAGTCCGGATGAAGAATCGAGTACTGGGAAGATAGAACAAACAGCAGAGAGAGAGTCGGGGGAAGGCAGGGCAGAGATGGTCAGGGAAGAAGGGAGACGATggtaatttttatatatatttttttaatcgtCTATCTTTCTCAGCAGGTGTTCTCGTGAAGGAGGAAAGGGGGATAGTGATTGAGAGGAGGATAGAGAGTTTTGGTGGTGGTAGGAGGTAGGGATTCCGAGGATTTCAGGTGTTCAAGGATGACGTAGGGATTGTCCGGCAGTGAATAGGTAAGCGTAGTTCTGGAGGGGTCAGCGACGGGGAGTGGGGGTTATACGTACCTGAGTCGTGCACAGCTGCTGTATGGTAGTGACCAAAGCCGTTCCAGGAGTGTCACAATCAAGAGAATCTCGCACTCCAGAAATCTCGTGGCTGTGAGAAGCCCAAACGAATCGCAGAGCTAGTTAAGTGGCTCTGTTTGATCGCACACAGCAACCTCAAAACCCCTTTCTGATGGTGGTGCTCTGTGTGCTACTTAACTAAGCGCTAGAGGGTGGTCTCGGTTTACCCGTTGAGGTAAGGACGAGAACTAGAGAGCAAGCGAGGGGCTCACCAGACTCTGATCTCGCCGGAAGTCAAACCATGAGAATCTGGCCATTagggtaagagagagagaggcctcCTCAACTCTCAAGCCCTTTAAAGAAAGACCAAGTATAATCTTTTCGCTTAGAGCTTATGGTCTGCTACATAAAGCTGGTGGTTCAGGTTTATAATAACATTGTTTACTTCTTCCCCCGAAATACATCATGGGCATATGTGCAAAAAGGGATTATCGAATTACAGATTGTGCTTCTGTTAACAAGAATGTCTTTGCTCAACTACAAGGGCCGGGAACTCATTGTATAGACCAATCACACGGAAACCAATTTTAGGATCCCCATAAGAATTTGAAAAGGCattaaaaattagagaaaactAAAATCCACCTGTATAGATACGTGAAAAGGGAAGACTTGACCCTACCATGTGCTGAAAGATGATAATAACTAGATTTGATTACAACATTGTATTATTGAATAGTAAAACAGGAATGCAATTATAATGGAACTACCAAATGAATCAACAAGATCACACAGGAGAAAAACAAAGCTGTtaagataaagaaaaaattttgaaaatgaaagaaaaattcttCATGCCCTAACAAGTATACAATATCAAATTCACACAAAATCGCATAATAAGTTGTGTCAGCAAGAAAAGATATATGGAAAACCACACTTACATACGATCTTGTGGCCAAAAAACCTTAATCTTGGAACCAACCAGATTCTCACCATATTCTATAGCACCATGCTGCGTTTCAGAAGACtgaaaaggaaaattattaTCTTGATGAGAAAGTGATTAAATGACAAAAGCTAGAGCACTAGCATAACATTAGAAGATAATCAGTGGTCAATCAAAAGAGTTCAGAACAAGGGAAGAATTCATGCCATCTCAGAATGGGATTATAGTATTATCTGGGAAAGTCCAACTCAAGACATGTGTTATACTAGTTACAGCAATTGAAACAGATAGAGACTGGCATGAACCCAATCGATTGACTTCCAAACACAACCAGGAGGCTAGTCAATAGCAAGCTTATTTTTCTAAACTTGAACCAGTTTATTTACTACATTTCACAATccctgaaaaataaaattatgaatCCTACAATCCAAAAACCAATACCAATTGGACTCTGCTTAACATGTTGCAAGCATCAATCCAAGCAATCACATGAGACGTATACAACATAGTTCAAATATTAAAAAGCAAATAGAAAGAGATAACCAAAGAAGTCTATAAACCAGATACACATCAAATTACAACATATTAGTATAACATACCTCTTCCTTCCCGGGAGTACGTTTCCTCTTAGAAGGTATCTTTGGGGTGTCTTCAACTTGACTTTCATCTTTATTTGATGCCTTTGTTGCAGACTTTGGTGAAGAAGCTAAAACCTGTGTAATACATAGTGACAAAAAGTAACTTATTCAGAATGGAAAGAGGTTCAGAACATAACCACCAAACTACCAATTAACAAACCATAGTGATAGGTTACCTTCTTACTTGATTCTTCAACATCCTTGTCAGATACAGATTTGCCCCTGGCCCGCTTATTTTTAACCCCCTGTTGTTTTCCTGATGATTCATCCTCATTGGAAATTTTTACATCTACCTTCTTACCAGACTTCCTCAGCGACTTAACATCTGAATCACTTGTGGCTCCAGCTTCCTTCTTTGAGACAATATCAACTGGAGTTGATGTTTTCTCATTGGCATTCCCAGAAAGTGCTTTTTTCCCTGTGCGCTTATGTGGTTTAGCTTCAGATTCACTCATGCCCTCCAAATCCTTTTTGGCTGCAGAAGGAGTAGCTTCATCTTCACCATGATCACTCAATGAAGCTCCCTTTGGTGGCGAACCAGGTTCAGCTTTTTGgtttctgcttcctttcttctttggaACCCGGCGTCCCTTCCTAGAGCGCGTTTCATTAGTATTGGTCTGAATTGGTGATGAAGCAACATTTATAGCCTCACTAGGTGACGCTGCTGGAGAGGAAGCCTGTGCCTGACTCTCCTTCTCTGGTTCAGATGACACAGCTATGCTCTTGGTAGAAGGGCCTTCAGAAGTTGCACTATCAGCTTCCTTTGTGCGACTCTTCCTCCGATCAGGCAGCTCTACAGATTCTTTCTCATGACCAATCCGAGAATGGTCAGAACCTTCTGTAGAAGTCATCAAAGAATTAGGTTTCCTACCCCTTGCTTTCTTCGTAGCTTGATCTGGCTTTGTTTCTGGTTTGACTACCTTCTCAGATTCCAAACTATCAGGTTCAATCTTCACTGCTCCATCAGTACTTTTGGATTGATTAGTACGACGGGGACGTTCAGGCTTCTTTTTTGGGGAACTTGGATCTGTCAAAGAATCATCATTTCCAGTTTGAGAATTACCATTGCTCATCACTGACTTGGGGGATTTATCCACAGCAGGATCTTGCGATCCAGAACCAGTCACTTCTGGTGCGAGTTCATTAGCTTCCTGAGAAATAAACAGTAAAGTTATGCATGCtcaatttaaatattttaatcaTTCAGCAAAATCTAAAACAATTGGCAAAAAATATGATCAGAGGAATACAGCCAAAGGATCACATGCCTGGAGTAGCTCATCTGCACCAGCCTTCTCCAACGATTTGCTCTCATCTCCCTGAAAAATGCCAataaacaagttttaaaaaatactaataaaaaagaaaaaggaaaaactccATAACAAATATATTCACATCATCTGGGCATATCGCACTATGAATAACAAAATAATTGAACATTACTTATCAAATCCTTTGGCAATATACTGCATATAACAGTGAACATTACGATACAAGAATGGAGTTCGATTGGAAAAATCAATCAGAATGAGATGGGCGAATGGACTCACAGCACCATCATATTATTAGCTGAGTATACATTGACCAGACCTACCCAAATATGGCAGCAAAGGGAAGTAGAAAAAAATGGAGATTCGGAACAACAGAAACAAGCCCCACCATGAAGGAACCGTCAACAACCTCTTGCTTTTATGCAAATGCCaagtaaaatccattaaaactcCCACTCGGGGTTCACAATTTCACCAAAAGACTGGTTTTACCAAACAGAGTAACTGGAATCTTTTATCAAAATCGACATAAATGGGCAACATCAGCAAAGCTTCACAGAGATGGCAAACCAAGGTGTTTTGCTTGGCATTTAACCGCGAGGGGATGCTATATTAAGCATAAATAAACATCTAAGATTGAttaaaatcataagaaaataacCCTCAAATGGTTTTATGACTTTGAAACCTACTTTGACAGTCTGTGAATGGTTTGAACAGAACAGATTTTCAGCATAACACATCCAAGGGATCCATGTAGGGGCCTGATAAATTGCAGTGGCCATTGATGTTGTGTCCCCGCAAGTTTCACATTACCATCCGTTTGTAAATTTCCACACAATTTCCAAAATACCCAGATGGCCTCACCATTTCATCCCATGTCATGGCAACAACACATCTACGCATGCCACCCACCAATATTTATTATTCTGTTCACTAAGCTAAGGAAAAGTATAATGTCTGAATGGCAAGAACAACAAATTGTTCTCAATTCGTTTTACATTTCCTCATGGAGATGTTTAGATAACACAACATATCCTAATAATTAAAAGATCAGGAGAATATGCCAAACAAGGCTGCCAAGAAAGACGCCATCGACTACTCACTTGCAAATATGGATTCAAGCGAAGGGAGTAATTATATCCACAGAAACCCAGACAGAAAACAAACAGAATAAACCAGAGATGTAAACCAAGTAATACACCTGCAGCGTTGGCCGGTAAGATTAATGGGAGAGCAATTAGAATACAAAACACAATAATTTTCATAAAACAAGTTATCTAGATCACCAAGAGAGAATAGATTCAAGCAAATAAGATAATGGTATTCAGGGAAATCCAGGAAGGAAGCAAACAGAAGCAAACAGAAGCAACCAAAGATTTAAGCAAATATGTCCACAAGATTAACAGGGAAACAATtagaatcccaaacacaaataAATTCCATAAAATAAGTTATCTAGATCACAAGGAGAGGCGCACCGGATGTTCGCCTGATGCATTGGCTTTATTGTGTTCAGCAGCATCAGATGTCTCACGGCATATAGAGGCCACAATGTCACTGTAATCATTGAAAGAAATGCCCAACGATTCTACTGCGTGAATCATGTACGGTTTAAGCTTAGCAACACAGTTTCCAATTACTTTCTTCCCAAGTTTTTGTGCAATAGGCAAAACATCCTGATACAGAAAAACTAATAAGACAGACAaatgggaaagaagaaaataataaagcaAAAGACGTCATGTAAACAACAAATtaccttattttcctttttgacACTATCTAAGAGGGGAGAAAGAAGCTCCACGGATATATCTTCACTTTCCTCTAACACAAGGGTCATAATTGTCTCCATGGCAGAGAAGACATTTTCTGGGTGGTCATCCCTGATATTTTAGCAAAAGCGTTCACATAATAATAAGTTTAGTTACTAGAACACTATGGTACACCTAATTCAAGAATACATAAATAAGTATCTATgcattatttaaaataaaaagaaataaaagacgATATTtcccaacaaaagaaaaagatcaaTGATCAAAAATGTGTTTAGCTTAGCCATTTATAATGTTCATAACCAAACTCACAATTGTCATACTGCCACAAATTATTATAAGATTTTATGCTTAAAGGACCATATTTGAATTATTCAAGTGACTATAATAATTGGACATCAGCTTGCTGGATGGCCCAAATATCTGGCACACGGGTCCAAggtcccaccccccccccccccacataatAATAAGTTTAGTTACTAGACCACCAAGGTACACCTAATTCAAGAATAATTAAATAAGTatctttatttaaaataaaaagaaataaaagacaaTATttcacaacaaaagaaaaagatcgATGGTAAAAAATGTGTTTAGCTTAGCCATTGATAATGTTCATAACCAAACTCACAATTGTCATACTGTCACAAATTATTATAAGATTTTATACTTAAAGGACCATATTAGAATTATTCAAGTGACTATAATAATTGGACATCAGCTTGCTGGATGGCCCAAATATCTGGCACACGGGTCCaaggtcccccccccctctgatAGATCGAGTTCAACCAAAATGGAATTTGCCAAATGGAAAAATAATGCTTTGAAAATCTAGTGACTACCAAGAGGGTGCATGGCCAACTGAATGGTTGCAAGGTAATATATGGGATTAGGTTCAGAATTTTGACAAATGGAAAATCAAGACCATGCTCTCAGCATCCAAATAGTCAGTATCGCTATATCACcattccatgtggcaaaaagtAGGAGGAACATACAGAAAGGCCTTCCAATGTGGGCCATGTAAaagaattaattattttttattaaaatggtAATTTTTGTATGTTGTGGCTGCTAACTTGGGCCTCGCATATAAAACACAATGATCTTTCATGGTAACTGCTGTTTTGGTTACATTGATGCACAGCGATAGAAGGATCTGCTGATGATgggcatgagagagagagagaacctgcTGGTTCGGATGCACGcaaggatgaagaagagagagaacagaAGAAAAAGGCAACAACCTCACTATCAAAATAAAtcaatttcattaatcaaatcgtGACGAGGCTAAGCCTCTTACAGGTATTTATAAAACTGAAAAcagaagaaacagaaatatAAACAAATAAGGGAACTCctactaggggtgcaagtttggcccaacAAGCATGAGCCCAAGCTCGAGCCCAGCAAGGTTTGGGCTAGGATTTTTAGCCTGAAGGGTGTGCCAGAGTTGAGATTCCTAGGCCCAGGCTAGGGAAGGCCTTGGGTTGAGCCCGGTCCAGCCTGATGcccttgtatatatattcacacattttttatataacataaatcaaaaccaaaaataatgCAAGAGGCTTGGGATGTCTAGCTTTATTTATAGGCATCACATTCTGATGTAGTTAAATCATCTAAAcaggcttattttattagaaataagccttgagttgggttatatatgtgttgggcctttagtccaatgggttttttttgtaatgggccattttaatgggcctataatatgaGTAAAGgctaggcatacgggattagttgagctaaaatctttatttctttattccaATTGTTTTTgagtgttttagttaggctggattaggatttttTATGACGTGATCGGGACGTACTGATCTGGGGTCAAACCGTCTTGCAAAATAGCAAACTCTGGCTGAGGAGTGCCGGTCTGAGCCGGCGGAGTGagctccgatgccaaagttagatcgcGCGCACAAATATCTCTAGGTTGGAAAAAACCTGAGCTAAGTCAGTCCCCTTTACCTGAATGTTGCCATAAATAGGAGAGCATTGGACTTCATTTTCTCATTCGTTGCTCACTTTCAAAGGTCGTGCTGCTGTCTTGGTCGGTTGCATTCTTTAAGCTCAGGTCGCTTCCTTGGTCGGCGCTTTTTTCCTCTTGCTTTGAGAAGTATCTTCGATTGGGTTGGCCACAAGtaagtttttcttttacttAAGGCTTATAGTGGTAGTGAGTACAAGTTGCCTAAGGTGAGTAGTTCCGTAAAGGGCTTTAGTCAGGGTTTCGACCGTGCCTCACCTAGTAGTCTGAATGCCAAAGACCTCCTCAGTTCGGCTTCCGATGACCTTGACAATGTTCGTCCTGACCGGGATGTGGCAGTGGGGCCCGATCGTGAGATCCATAAACCATTAGTTGCTCATCCCGACTTAGGAGGGGGGACGAGTTAAGACTGCCGATCCTGTTGCCGAGGCGGACGAGGTCGTAGAAGTAGAAATTTTGGCTACGGAGAGCTAGGGTTTAGTCGATCATGGGGTCCAAGTCATCCAAGATGATCAGGTCAGCTCTGAcgaagaggatgatgatgaagatgaagatgatgatgacaaatatgaCGATGACGACAGTGATGAGTCCGGATCGGACGAGCAAGAACAAAGCGTATACAACATGTCCAGTATTCCGGGAAAATCCGACCTAGTTCGGATAAGGAAAAAGTATGGAATTCCCCATGAGGTCATCTTGAGAATTCCTTCCGAGAAAGAGATGGCGTGCCACACCCAGAGTCCGTGGGTAAGTTTGTACGAGATGTCCTTTTTTAATGGGTTGAGGCTCCCTGTCTTGGGCCTTGTCAAGGAGATATTTGACCACTGGCTTTTGATCCCCTGCCAGCTCGTTCCGAACTCCTGGAGGATCATCCTCAGCTTTTATGTATTCTTTAAGAGGATCGGTTTTAAGCCCACCTTGCCCtcgttttcttttattttatgttgaAAAAGTCCAATTTGGacgggtggtactatttcacccGTTGTAATTTGGGCAAGAACAAAAAGGGGGTCCTGCTCTTCGTAGCCATGCCCACTTCggttaagaagtggaaagatcGGTTCTTCTATGCCGACATCCCAGGGGCACCATTCAGGTCGGAGTGGCTCGAGATCAAATTGAAAATTACCAATCGATCCATTACCCTAAGTGGCAAGGCGGAGAAAGCTGTTGCCCGTGCCGCAAGGGTCAAGAAGTTTGATGTCAGAAAGCTGAACTCCGACGATTTCCTAAGGGAAATGAACTTGGGTGAGTTAAGTTAGCTCGGCTCAGCCCTTGGTTGTTAGGTCTGGTTCTAACCTTCTTTTGCTTTTGCACTTCTTCCAATGACATTCAAATTGGATAAGGAAAGTCTTGCCCGAGCCACACtcgagaagaagagaaaaacggCAAAGGAGAACTCTCGAAAGAAGGGAGAGTCGAGCCGAGGTGTCGCCCCGACCAACAAAGACAAGGGGAAAGCTAGCGTCACGGTTCCCCTGAAACCGTCAAAGGGCAGTTCGAAGGCGCCTCCCCCCACCAGGGTTTTAATTATTGACAGAGATGATGGGCTCGACAGGGACGAgcaagagaagaaagacatgaaGAGGAGGGAGGAGATTCCCTCGCCATCCGTAAAACGGGTCGAGCGGGAGAAGACAAAGCTATCACccgaagagaaagggaagaaggtggacACGAGGCTCAGGGAGGACGACCCTGAGCCGAATTATTTATCAGATGGAATTTGAAAGCTAGCGATTCAGCGATGGACGACGGTGTTGTTACCAGGGAGTGGGTCTCCAAGTGCCGACTTCCTCGGGATCGGAATGACCTGAGGGAGCTTTCCAACGGAGCCTTCTCTACAGAATTTTATAGGTACTTAAACACGGTGCGTTCTCACTCATTTTCTCATTGTGCCTTTTTCCTTGGTACTGGAAAGTTCtaacttttcttatttttctcttcctcttttctattttttagggtttttcttctTAACCAATAAAATGATACATCCCCTATACATCTAACCATTGGACCCcacaaaataaattaaaaactaTTCTACttctaatttaaaaaattattcaatACTTTGGGCCCATGGTATTATAATGCTCCAATTAACATATAAAAATCCAAGATGTAGATTTTGAGATCAAACAACATCAACACAGCTGAACTAGCCAGCTGCATCATATACCAAGTTGAGGCAAACCGATAGAAGGATCTGCTCGTGAGGggtacaagaagaaaaagaaccacGCTGGTTCAGATCCCGcagagatgaagagagagaagagaggtgaGAACAGATCAAAGTCatggagggagaagagaggagagagaaagaagcatCAACCTCACTAGTCACTACAAgattctaaaactcgggtttcgacccagccagaaaccgagatatggtcgaaacctgtgATTTTTTTCCCGCTAACTCGAActggtggtttcgaggcctagaaatgctttttttatctgattttttgtatacagcctatttttgacattctaaacacaatgcatgaactattttcacctaaaaaaaaaaacactaatggTTACAATGATTTtttacccaagtttactagtgtacgcacagtgtgaatcatagttgtcaagataGACATTTATTTATACCAAATATCgtttaagtaaatgtttcatCTACTTGGGATAATATTCAGAATAAGCAAATAcccactatttgaatccaataaaaatagttaaaaaataaaatttcaaaaagataaaaagtcaacccccagttcaagaacaaaaattgaattttcggcgataggtgaaatttttaacttttaaatgctgggatttttctcaaatctaaaaattccctAAATCTTAATacggtaaaacattgctaaaaaccaaaagtgcggtaatatattcatttgttttaatgtctaaaaaaatattttcaattagAGCGATTTTAAATAGCATTCACGAacatcaaataaggtttgaccgaaacataactccttcaatatcgcacttttggtttttagcaatgttttaccatataaagatttatggaatttttagctTTGAGAAAAATcctagcatttaaaagttgaaaattacacctaccaccgaaaatccaatttttgttcttgaaggggggggttgattttttatccttttggaattcgattttttaactatttttattggattcaaatagggcgtatttgcttatttacgaataatatcttaactaaatgaaacatttacttaaatgacaTTAGGCATAAAGAaatgtttgtcctggtttctagcataaataattgtatgtcctagtttcgagccaggtttcctcaagtttcgataGGCATGTGTTGAAACTTGTGAAATATGGGTTGTTTCAATCGAAACTGGTTGAAACTAGTGACTTTTTTCCACccacatctcgtctcggtttctcaagAAAACGAGATATTAGCAATTTCAACCGAGATTTGTTACCATGCCTCACTATCAAAATAAAACTAGATCAATGCCATTAATCAAATCATGAGGAGCCTAAGCCTCTTACATGTATTTTTAAAActgaaaacagaagaaaaataaataaaaacaagggagAGAGTTCCCATGAGGGCAATGTAAGAAGGAATCTGCACACTACAACCAATGAGGGCTTGGAAAGTGGTATCATCCATATGAGGCCTATATAGTTAGATAAAAGAGAGATGTCACTATGGATCCCACTGTTTATCATGCGAGGAGGCCGGAGGGCATAAAGGAATCTGTCCAAGGGCAgtgtagcaatctttttcccaaaaaacaaataagGGAACCTCCTACAATCAACCACCAATAGGGATTCCTCAACAGAAACCCAAACCAACTAATACTCTCTTCCACCTGCAGGCGAAAAGAAGATCCCCTAATCGACTCAATATTTACAATAAGATAAATAcaataaaataagggtaattCTAGGCATCACTATACCTAGCGAAGCATAACACTTAATAACTATTTGCTACTTGGCAGCACATGGATTAGTCCATGTAATAAAGGACCCCCTCCTCCTTCctgggcatccctaggcctccctTGAACATgcccatgccacctcaaacgccTCTCTTCGATCTTGTCATTGATCAAAGCAattcccaagtcagctctaatacgttcattccttactttgtcACTCCTaattttccgcacatccattttaacatcctcatctcagttACACATAgtttctcaatatgacacttcttaactacccaaacactttgccccatacatcataccCGGTCATACAATAGTCCAATAGAacttttctttaagctttaaaggaatgtcagTCCACATAACACTCCGGATGTACcatcccattttaattctctgcgaaacatcatcctctatgccacctttttatttataattgaccccagatatctaaaatagtcactttgtggtatctctcgaTCCTCAATTCATACTATGTCAATATCCATCATAATGTGACTAAAATTAaacaccatatactccatcttcgttactaatcttaaatcctcttgtttccaaggttatCTCCAGAGCTCTAACTTCacgttaatccttgcttttgtctcatccactaaaacgatatcatcggcgaagagcatataccacgggacctcgtcttggatgCTCTTGGTTATGTCGTCCAAGAATAGCCAAATAGGAAACAATCAGTGACAGAAATCAGCTCTAGGGTTTTGAACTAACTaacaaacaaaaactaaaaacaaagttGAAATTAGAAGCAATAACGCAACAAGCCACAAATAATAATTCCAACCAACTAGACTTGTGATAAAAATAGATCCACAAGATGACAGCTAACTAATATCAGAAAGTATGAatattgataataaaaaaaaagggaaaaggaatgctAACCGATGTTCTGCCTCGACATGTACTTGTGCCCAGGCATAGCCGCACGCGAAATGATCGGCGCAACCCTACTTCTTTCCGCCTTTCCAGGGGGTGCGCTGGTTATTTTGCATGCGGATGTGCTTGGGTGCATGTACACGCCGAGGCACAGCACCAGTTAGCATTTTTTCTCCCTAATAAAAAAAGGATATTCTAACTATTGACCATGGAACGTTGATGTTAGcagatctgaattagagaatattgcttggatgatcaaataCTGACCATAGGCCTTTGTATTTACAATGAATAATAGAGATTACTTGGATAGAAGAGCCCCCTAATATAGCCGACTCTAATATAGAgtggttgtatatgataaaaaatataataaaacactgaaaaaggtccagaatacccctacggtattctgtccaatacaatccaacactccccctcaaattggtgcatatatatcatgcatgcccaacttgactaaaataagatgaaacactttgccactcaaccccttagtgaacacatcagctattTAATCAATAGACTGCACAAAGAGAACACAGATGAGTTCGccttcaagtttctccttgataaaatgtttgtcaacctccacatgcttggtacgattgTGCTAgacaggattatgagcgatgctAATGGCAGActtattatcacaatatagcatcatgggaagatggacagcaacaccaacatcctgcaacaatcctctaagcaaTAACAGTTCACAGATTCCTTGCGCCAtggcacgaaactctgcttcagcactggatcttgccataacattctgcttcttgctacgccatgtgacaagattcccacc containing:
- the LOC122645748 gene encoding nucleolar and coiled-body phosphoprotein 1 isoform X3, with translation MASSERELEEQLKEAGKRLVHPPTNVNELLSLLDQVENCLSRVEQSPSESMQNALCPSMKALIADDLLRHSDTDVKVAVSSCISEITRITAPDAPYDDEQMKEIFQLIVGAFEKLFDTSSCSYAKRVSVLETVAKVRSCVVMLDLECDALILEMFQHFLKAIRDDHPENVFSAMETIMTLVLEESEDISVELLSPLLDSVKKENKDVLPIAQKLGKKVIGNCVAKLKPYMIHAVESLGISFNDYSDIVASICRETSDAAEHNKANASGEHPGDESKSLEKAGADELPQEANELAPEVTGSGSQDPAVDKSPKSVMSNGNSQTGNDDSLTDPSSPKKKPERPRRTNQSKSTDGAVKIEPDSLESEKVVKPETKPDQATKKARGRKPNSLMTSTEGSDHSRIGHEKESVELPDRRKSRTKEADSATSEGPSTKSIAVSSEPEKESQAQASSPAASPSEAINVASSPIQTNTNETRSRKGRRVPKKKGSRNQKAEPGSPPKGASLSDHGEDEATPSAAKKDLEGMSESEAKPHKRTGKKALSGNANEKTSTPVDIVSKKEAGATSDSDVKSLRKSGKKVDVKISNEDESSGKQQGVKNKRARGKSVSDKDVEESSKKVLASSPKSATKASNKDESQVEDTPKIPSKRKRTPGKEEHGAIEYGENLVGSKIKVFWPQDRMFYEGNITFFDAVKMKHKVSYNDGDVEVLNLSRQTWEFIKEDDVAGGEETDLPSPDASSDMHRKKKAKTNSDSATKQGVMDASAKRGGGVSTSKSRSEATKSGGKSKDVKHSSKSKDDSLKTVNKSKVETPKTGSMSKDALKSGSKSKDDTSKIKSKEETTKRSTKAKGETPKTGGKTTSANGTAAKGKSNSSKLQENEDFVKGKSDSAKAQESETKSGKKRRMRVNG
- the LOC122645748 gene encoding nucleolar and coiled-body phosphoprotein 1 isoform X1, yielding MASSERELEEQLKEAGKRLVHPPTNVNELLSLLDQVENCLSRVEQSPSESMQNALCPSMKALIADDLLRHSDTDVKVAVSSCISEITRITAPDAPYDDEQMKEIFQLIVGAFEKLFDTSSCSYAKRVSVLETVAKVRSCVVMLDLECDALILEMFQHFLKAIRDDHPENVFSAMETIMTLVLEESEDISVELLSPLLDSVKKENKDVLPIAQKLGKKVIGNCVAKLKPYMIHAVESLGISFNDYSDIVASICRETSDAAEHNKANASGEHPGDESKSLEKAGADELPQEANELAPEVTGSGSQDPAVDKSPKSVMSNGNSQTGNDDSLTDPSSPKKKPERPRRTNQSKSTDGAVKIEPDSLESEKVVKPETKPDQATKKARGRKPNSLMTSTEGSDHSRIGHEKESVELPDRRKSRTKEADSATSEGPSTKSIAVSSEPEKESQAQASSPAASPSEAINVASSPIQTNTNETRSRKGRRVPKKKGSRNQKAEPGSPPKGASLSDHGEDEATPSAAKKDLEGMSESEAKPHKRTGKKALSGNANEKTSTPVDIVSKKEAGATSDSDVKSLRKSGKKVDVKISNEDESSGKQQGVKNKRARGKSVSDKDVEESSKKVLASSPKSATKASNKDESQVEDTPKIPSKRKRTPGKEESSETQHGAIEYGENLVGSKIKVFWPQDRMFYEGNITFFDAVKMKHKVSYNDGDVEVLNLSRQTWEFIKEDDVAGGEETDLPSPDASSDMHRKKKAKTNSDSATKQGVMDASAKRGGGVSTSKSRSEATKSGGKSKDVKHSSKSKDDSLKTVNKSKVETPKTGSMSKDALKSGSKSKDDTSKIKSKEETTKRSTKAKGETPKTGGKTTSANGTAAKGKSNSSKLQENEDFVKGKSDSAKAQESETKSGKKRRMRVNG